One genomic region from Quercus robur chromosome 4, dhQueRobu3.1, whole genome shotgun sequence encodes:
- the LOC126722239 gene encoding uncharacterized protein LOC126722239 has product MCRAFPTTLKGAARIWFSRLTPNSISTFKELSAQFTAHFNGGHRYKKSTACLMSIKQREEETLRAYISRFNKEALSIDEADDKILVAAFMNGLKKGKFLFSLYKNDLKTMSEVLYRATKYMNAEDTLLAREERPKKRERQEDTRQDQGRKKARTGDRRDERRPKPLGERFTSFTPLTTSIDQVLMQIKDEEALTFPGKLKSDPNKRSRDKYCCFHRNHGHDTADCYDLK; this is encoded by the coding sequence atgtgtagggccttccctacgaCGCTGAAGGGTGCGGCAAGAATTTGGTTTAGCCGGCTGACAcccaactccatcagcaccttcaaggagctaagcgctCAATTTACTGCACACTTCAACGGAGGACATCGGTACAAaaagtctacggcttgcttgatgagtatcaAGCAGCGAGAGGAGGAAACGTTGAGGGCCTACATATCCCGCTTCAATAAGGAggcactctcgatcgacgaagccgacgataaGATACTTGTCGCAGCATTCATGAATGGGCTGaagaagggtaagtttttgttctccctgtATAAAAACGACTTAAAGACCATGTCGGaagtgctttacagggccacaaagtatatgaatgcTGAAGACACGTTGTTAGCCCGAGAAGAGAGGCctaagaaaagagaaaggcaggAAGACACCCGGCAGGACCAAGGCCGAAAGAAAGCAAGGACGGGAGACCGAAGGGATGAGAGgcgccctaagcccctggggGAAAGATTCACAAGCTTCACTCCGTTGACCAcctcgatagatcaagtcctaatgcaaatcaaggacgaggaGGCTCTGACGTTCCCTGGAAAgttgaagagtgatcccaacaaacgtTCTAGGGATAAGTATTGCTGCTTCCACCGTAACCATGGTCACGATACGGCCGATTGCTATGACCTAAAGTAG